A segment of the Candidatus Rokuibacteriota bacterium genome:
TGGTGGCCTCGCGGCTCGCGGATCAGCCCACGCCGATGCCGTGGCTGGGCGGCACGTCGCTGCGCATCCGCTTCGCGTGATTCCGCCCCCGGGGGCCCCCAGTGTTAGTCTTTCCCCGCACCGTGGAAATCGAGGCTAGGCGCCGCGTCAGCCCAGCTCAAGACGTGGCGCAATTCCTGGGTAAACGAAAGGGGCTAGCGGCTCCTGCGTCCGCTAACCCCTCGTCGTTGCTGGTTGCGGGGGCCCGCAACCACTTGCCGGCAAACAGGTCACTCGACTTCCGCTTCGAGGTAACGGCCTAAGCCACAGTTCGCCCGACAGAGCCTTCGTCGCTCCAACGGGTGGGACCCGCGGTCCTCGCGAGAGCTTCGCCCGGCCATGTGGAGCCGCTCCACCAGGCCTCCGCCCGAGCCCCGTATCCCGGCGCCCATACAGCCGCGGCCGCTCCTTGCCACTCCCTCCGCCGCAAGCTATAGTCGGCCCGCGTCCACAGCTAAAGGAGTGCGTCGGCATGGCCCGTCCGCGATCGGCGGTATACGCAGTCGAGGGCGAGTCCAGGCGCCTCGGGATCCACCTTGATTGGGTCACCGGGCGGCGCCACCGCCACCACCTGCACGAGACCGTCCTGCAGCGCGCACTCAGGCACGCGGCGGTCTGGCAGGGAGGTCTCACCAAGCCGCCAGCCCCACACCTTCCGCCACTCGTTCGCGACGCATCCTCTCGAGGACGGCCACGACATCCGCATGCTCCAGGAGCTGCTGGGGCACCGCGACGCCAGCACACCATGATCTACACGCACGTCCGGAACCGCAGGCCCGCCACCGTCCGGAGCACGGCAGACCGGATGTTCGGCCCATGAGCCGCCTGGCGGCCTTGCGGGGTATATGCAGCGGGATAGGCTGCAGCGCCCTGCAGCCTATCCGGAGAGGCGAGGGTCGCTCCGGACACGGGCAAAGGGCGGCAACGAAAGGGCCGGGCGCTGTTCGACGCGGTAGCCCCTCGACCGGTAGACGCGGCAGGGGCTCGCAGGGGTTGCCCTATGACGCAGGTCAGCCTATCCAGTGGCCGAATTGTAGTTAGACCTCTTTAGGAGGGAGCATCAGAGTGTCAGGGGCACCTGGGAAGGTTCATGTCGCTGTTGACTGCGGCCACTGCGACGCCACCGTAAAGGCAGAGGTCCTTGCAACCCACGAAGCGAAATACTTCGATGATCGCGTCATGATCGAACTCCCGGACCACCGCGTCTCGTTGGCCGTTTGTCCCGCGTGTCACGAAGCGGTCATAGCCCGCGAAACCTGGCAAGGTGAAGGCGATCACGGCGAATCGCTGTGGGGTAAGGCCACGCGTGTTTGGCCCCGGGCGGAACGCGAGACGAACGCAATGATTCCCGATATCGTGCGGATCTCTCTTGAGGAAGCGCAACGCTGCCACAAGGCTGCAGCCTATACCGCTTGCGCCGTTATGTGCGGTCGTGCCCTGGAGGCCGTGTGTATCCACTTTGGAACAAAGGATCGACATCTGGCGAAGGCGTTACCGGAGCTTCGGGACCGCAGACTAATCGACGAACGGCTATTCAATTGGGGAGACGAACTCCGCAAGCACAGAAATGTGGCAGCTCACGCGACGGAGGACAGAATATCTCGCGACGACGCGACGGACTTGTTTGAGTTCTTAACCGCTATATGCGAGTACGTATTTGTTCTAACGCAAAGGTTCGAATCGTTTATGGCCAGGAAGACTTCTGGCGCCGCAGCGCAGAAGGACGGGACTCGTGGCCGTGGGGGACGCAAAGGTCGTGAGGTCTAACTCTACGCTGGAGCGGACGCGCTTCGCGCGCCGCTCAGCGTAACCGTCAGGCGCTGTCCACAATCATTTCTTTCTGGACCGTCACCAAGCGGAACCGCGGCACGTATCGAAATGCGGGGTTTGCGCTCGGCACCTTGAGAAGGTTTTTGGACTCAGGCGCAGGCGCCTACTAGATCTGGGCGTATTGACAAGCGAGAGGCGCAAGCCTAGCATGCCCGCCATCCCAACTTTCCCCACGAGGAGGCACCCTATGAGAACGCTGGTCAGCCTCGTTATGTCCGCCCTCATCGTTCTGTCCGCCTCGATGGCCTGGGCGCAGGCGTTGCCCTCGGCCCGGCCGGATCAGGTGGGTCTCTCTTCGGAACGCCTGGACCGCATTGGCGCGGTCTTGCGGAGCGAGATCGAAAAGGGCAAGTTCCCCGGCGCGGTCGCCGTGGTCGCCCGCAAGGGCCGGATCGTGTACTTCGAGAGCTTTGGCTCTCGGGACAAGGCGGCCGGTGCTCCGATGGGCAAGGACGCGATCTTTCGCATCTACTCGATGACGAAACCGCTCGTCACGGTGGGGGCGATGGTGCTGGTGGAGGAGGGGCGGCTCGTTCTCACCGACCCGGTCTCGAAGTATCTCCCGCCGTTCGCGAAGCTCCAGGTGAGTGCGTTGAAGTTCGACCCGATCAACGGCCGGGTGACCTACACGATGGTGCCTGCCGAGCGGGAAATGACAATTCAGGACCTGCTCCGGCACACCTCCGGCTTGGTGTACGGCGAGATCACGGTAAACGCGCCAGTGAAGGAGGCATACACGAAGGCCGGAGTGTATCAGCCGGATGGCTTCCCGTTCGACGCGAGGGATATGACCCCCGCCGAGCAGGTCGAGCGCCTGGCGAAGGCGCCGCTCGCCCACCAGCCCGGGACGGTCTGGGAGTACAGTTTATCCTCGGACGTGCTCGGCCGGGTGGTCGAGGCGGCCTCCGGGATGACGCTCGGTCGGTTCCTCGAGGAGCGCCTGTTCCAACCGCTCAAGATGACGGACTCCGGCTTCTTCGTTCCCGCGGCCAAGCTCGGACGGGTGGCCCAGGCGCTGCCGGGTTGGCCGGTCAAGCTCCTCGACGTCACGGCGCCGCCGAAGAACGACTCGGGCGGAGCAGGTGGCGTGTCGACGGCCGCCGACTACCTGCGCTTTTCCCAAATGCTGCTGAATGGTGGGCAGCTCGATCGCGTGCGGGTGCTGAGCCCGAGTACCGTGAGACTCATGACCTCGGATCACCTCGCCAGGATCACCGTCGGGGTCACGCCCACGCCGACACCGGGCGAGCTGCTGCTCGGGACGCTTGGCTACACCTTCGGGCTGGGCTTCGCCGTCCGGCAAGGGGATGGCGTGGCCGGGACGCCCGGGTCGGCCGGCGAGTACATGTGGGCTGGCTTCGGCGGCACCTATTTCTGGGTTGATCCGAAGCAGGAGCTGGTCGGCATCTTCATGACCCAAGCGCCGAGCCCGGAACGAGCGTACTACCGGAAGCTCTTCAAGCAGCTTGTCTACCAGGCGATCGTCGAGTAGACCCTCAGCCCGGGAGTGCCGGCCCCGAGCGGCGCAGGCGGGGCCGGCGCTCCCTTCCTCATGACAAAGCGCGGCGTTGTTCGTCTCACGTGCGTCGAGGTTGACTTCGCGCGCCTGCGAGAGAACTTCCACGCTGATTCCGTACCAGTTCAAAATCCCTAAGGAACCGGCGGCGCGGACTCTTCACTTCGCGCGCATGTGACGGACGAGCCCTGGGCGATCACAAAGAAAGCAATGAGGACCGGCACTACAGCCTGGCCTCCGCGTACACGGCACGGTTCAGCCCGCGCAGATGCCGCAGCACTTCCTCCAGTTCGATCACATCCGCACTGATCATCTCCATATCGAACAGGTTCACCCGGTGCGGCACCTCGGCGCGGTCGGCGACGCACTCCTCGGGAATGATCACCCGGTAGTCGTATGAGAAGGCGTCGTCGACGGTCGCCCGGACGCAGCCGGAGGTGACCATGCCGGTGATGATCAGCGTGTCGACGTTGTGGTAGGTCAGCATGCTGTGGAGTTGCGTGCCGAAGAAAGCGCTCGGCTTCCCCTTGACGATCACGGGCTCGTCGGGACGTGGGGCGATCTCGGGCGGGATCTCGACGGACTCATGGGCGGCGGGGTCGTCGTCCTGGCCGAAGATGCCGGGGCAGGAGTCGAACCAGCGGCCGGCCTCGGTGCGGTTCTTGAACGGCACCATCTTGGTGAAGAAGATTGGCAACCCGACCGGCCGGGCCACCGCGAGCAACTGCGCAATCCCCCGTAGCGCCACCTGCCCCATCTTCGCGCTCCCCAACGCGAACCGGTCCTCGGTGAAGGCGCGGGTCATGTCGACGACGGCGATGCCGACCTTGCGGCCCCAGCCGATGGGATGGCCGAAGCCGGCCTTGCGATACATGGCGAGGTCGCTGTCTGGGATGACGTCGGGGACGTACGCGCTCTTCCGGTCCAGCTTCCAGTCGGACATTGCGACTCCTCGAACAACGGTCAGGCCGCACCCGGCGCGGGGTCGGCCGGATGCTGCTCGTGCCAGCGGGTGGCCTGCTGATACGCCTCCCCCACCCGTAAGATGGTCGCCTCGTCGAATGGCTTCCCGACGAGCTGCAGGCCGACGGGGAGCCCGTCCGCGAACCCGCACGGCACGGACAGCGCGGGCAGCCCGGTCAGGTTCCAGGGGTACGTGTAACGCCAGCAAGCGTGGAGCACGTGCTCGGGCTGGCCGGCGATCTCGACGTGGCTCTGCGAGACCTCCCAGCCGCACAAGGGCAATGTCGGCGTCGCGAGGACGTCGACGCCGGCGAAGGCGGCGCGCACCTCATCGATCAGCACCCGGCGCAGGCACTGAGCCTTGAGGAAGTCGGTAGCGAAGATGAACTTCCCGGCGTCCATGAGGGCGCGCACCTCTGGGGTGTACCGGGCACGCCGGTCGGGCTGCCGCAGATACGTGTCGTGCCAGGCGGTGACCGACGCCATCTCGGTCACGAGGATGGCGCCGAGGGCGCCGGCCATGTGGGGGATGGAGACCTCCTTCACCCGCGCGCCGGCCCCCTCGAGATCGCGCAAGGCCTGGCGGACGACAGGCTCGACGCGAGACTCCATCCGGTCCCAGAAGTGCTCGCACGGCACGCCGACGCGCAGGCCGCGGATGCCCTTCTTCAACGAGGCGAGGTAGTCGCCGACGGGCATGTCGGCCGAGCCGGGATCGCGCGGGTCGAAGCCGGCGATCACCCGGAGCGTCAACGCGGCGTCCTCGACCCGCCGGGTCAACAGCCCGGCGTTGTCCAGAGACCAGGTGTGGGGCATAACGCCGGCCTTCGAGACGCGGCCGTAGGTGGCCTTCAACCCGACGACGCCCGAGAGTCCGGCGGGGATCCGGATGGACCCGCCAGTATCCGACCCCATGGCCATGAAGCACATTCCGGCGGCCACGGCGGCTCCGGAGCCGCCGGACGACAGGCCGGGGTTGCGCCGCACGTCCCAGGGGTTCCGCACAGGCGGGAAGTCGACGCCCCAGGCGGCCTCGCTCATCACGGTCTTGCCGAGGAGCACGGCGCCGGCGTCGCGCAAGAGCGCCCAGGCCGTCGAGTCCGACGACGGCATCCGGTCGATGAAGACCTGGGAGCCGTTGCGGGTGGGGACGCCGACGGTGTCGTAGTTGTCCTTGATGCCGATGGGGATGCCGTGCAGGGGGCCTCGGTAGCGGCCGGCCGATATGTTGCGCTCGGCGACCCGGGCGGCCTCGAGCGCCCCCTCGGTATCGACGGAGACGAAGGCGTGCACGGCGCGGTCGACCTTCTCGATCCGGTCGAGACAGGCCTGGGTCAGCTCAACGGGCGAGACGGCCCGCGACTCGACGGCGCTCGCGGCGTCGGCCAGAGATCGCCAGGGCCACTCGGCAGCGCTCATCTCACGCCTCCCAGGGGTCGACGTGAAAGGTGAGGATCGGCTCGACGTCGTCGGGCAAGTCCAGATCACGGAGCTTCTGGATGTCCTCCATCATCCCCTCGAGGATCGACGCGACCTGTTTGAGATCCGCTTCTGGCAGCGGGTAGCCGGCCAGTTCGGCCACGTGCTTGAGCGGCGGCAACGTCATCAGTACCACCCCCTGGTTGTTTTGGCCCCGAGCATCTCATCGTAGACGTCGATGCGGCGGTCGCGGAGCACCTGGTTGTACTCGGTCCAGTTGCGCTTGCGGCGGGCGTCGGCGAGGTTGGCCTCGGCGTAGAGAATTTCCTCCTTGTCGGGGCTGGCGGGGCCGGCGATGGGCCAGCCCGTATACGACGCGATGAGGCTCTGGCCGATGAAGGGCTGCTCCCGCTCGGTGCCGACCCGGTCGGCGGCGGCGACGAAGACGGAGTTGACGTGGGCGGCGGCCATGACGAGGATGTTGGCCATCGCCTCTCGGTTCTTCGCCTGCCCGGGGATGGGGACCCAGTTGGTGGGGATGCAGACGATATCGGCGCCCTGCAGGGCGCAGAGCCGATAGCTCTCGGGGAACCAGCCGTCGTAGCAGATGAAGGTCCCGATACGACCTATTGGCGTCTTGAAGACGGGGAAGCCGAGGTTGCCCGGCTCGAAGAAGAGGTTCTCCTCGTTCCAGAGGTGGTTCTTCCGGAACTTCCCGACGAAGCCTGATGGCCCGATGACGACGGCGGCGTTGTAGAGGACCTGCCCGTACCGCTCGGCGATGCCGGCGACCAGGTGGAGACCGTGCTTGCGGGCGACCTCGATCCAGGCCTGGCAGGTGGGGCCGTCCGGGATCTCCTCGGCCAGCGCGAAGGCCTCCTCGCGGGAGTCGAACACGTATCCCGAATTGCACAGCTCGGGCAGCACGATGAGGCTGGCGCCCGCGCCGACGGCCTCCTCGATCCGCTCGACGCTCCGGCGGACGTTCCGCTCCTTCTCTCCGACGACCGGCGCCATCTGGACGCAGGCGATCTTCACGACCGCCTCGTCGCGTCCCTTTCGATCGCTCATAGACACCCCCACCGTTCGCATTGTGCCCGAAACGGAGTTATAGTGCCGTGGACACTTTGATGGCCGCTCGGTGGCAAGGCATACTCACCGTCACAACGCTCCTGGCCGCGGCGCTGGCCGCGAGCCCGTTTGTTCTCGGTGAGTACGCGCAGCAGATCCTCGCCCAGGCGTTCTTCTTCGCGATCGCGGCGATCACGGTCGATCTCCTCTGGGGCTATACGGGCGTCCTGACGTTCGGCCAGTCGGCGTTCTTCGGCATCGGCGTCTACACGGTGGCCCTCGCGCTCGCCTACTACATCGAGGGGCCGCTTGCGACGGCGGGGGCGATCGTCGTGGCGATGGCGGCGGCGGCGCTGATGGGCGCAGGGGTCGGGTGGCTCGCCTTCTTCGACCGCGCGTCGCCGATCTACGCGGCGATCGTGACGCTGGCACTCCCGGTGGTCTTCACGCAGATCATCCTCTCCGGCGGCGCGTACACGGGGTCGAGCAGCGGGCTGCCGATCCCGGCGCCGTTCCTTTCGGTCGAGCAGTGGTTCTGGATCTCGGGGGGGCTCCTCCTCCTCGTGGCGGTCGGCGCCTACGTGCTCGTCACGAGCGACGCGGGGCGGATCCTGGTCGCGATCCGCGAGAACGAGGACCGCTGCCGGTACCTGGGGCTCCGGACCTCGCGCCTTAAGATCGGCCTGATGGCAGTCTGCAGCGCGGTGGCGGCGCTGGCCGGCGCTTTCTACGTGCTCTTCGGGACCGTCGCGGCTCACAACTACGGCGACTTCATCTTCGGGACGGAGATGGTCGTCTGGACGGCGCTGGGCGGCCGCGGGACGCTGGTCGGCCCGATCCTCGGCACGATCGGCATCAACTACGTCTCGGCGGTCCTCGGCGGCAACCTCCCTTTCGTCTGGCTCCTCTTCGTCGGCTTCGCGTTCGTGCTGGTCGTCGTCTACCTTCCACAGGGGCTCGTGCCGGCGCTCGTCAGTGGCGTGTCGCGGCTCGTCCGTTCGCTCGCGGAGACGCGGAGGCCGGTTCTCGCCCGCCCGGCGGTGCACGCCGCCTCGCTGCGCGCCCTTCCCAGAGCGAACGGCGCGGCCACCACCGCGAGCGAGGACGGGCCGGTCCTCGAGTTGCGTGGCGTGTCGAAGCGGTTCGGGAGCCTGCAGGTGCTCGAAGGGGTGAACCTCGAGGCGAGACGGGGCGAGGTCGTGGGGATCGTCGGGCCGAACGGCGCCGGCAAGACCACACTCCTCCGCTGCATCGCGGACGGCCGCGAGCAGTCGAGCGGCGAGGTGCGGGTGGGCGGCCGTCGGATCGACGGCCTGCCGCCGCAAGAGTGCGTGGCGCTGGGCGTGGGCCGGAAGTTCCAGACGCCGAACGTCTTCGACGCCCTGACGGTCCTCGACTGCCTGCGCGTGGCGCGCGCCTACCGGACGCCGGCGTCGCCCTGGCGGCGCTCCCGGACGCTGGAGCTGCCGGAGCCGGCCCTCCACGCGGTCGAGGTCTCGGGGCTCCTGCCGCTCCTGAACGAGCCGGCCGGCCACCTCTCGCACGGGGCGAAGCAGGCCCTGGAGCTTGCGATGGTGCTCGCGCTCGAGCCGACGGTGCTCCTCCTCGACGAGCCGACGGCGGGGCTCACGCGCGACGAGCGGGCGGCGATCGGCAGCGTGCTGCGGGAGCTGGCCCGGAGCCACCGGCTCTGCCTGCTCCTCATCGAGCACGACCTCGACTTCGTCCGCGAGATCAGCACGCGGCTCGTGGTGCTTCACCAGGGGAAGATCCTCCTCGATGGCCCGCTCGCGGAGGTGGCCGACTCGGAGCTGGTCCGGACGATCTACATCGGCGGCAAGCCATGATCGCCATCCAGGCCCTCGAGGGGGGCTACGGCGAGTCGCCGGTTCTCCGCGGCGTCGCCCTCGACGTCCCGCGCGGAGAGATCTTCGCCATCCTCGGGAAGAACGGGATGGGGAAGACGACGCTCCTCAAGACGATCATGGGGCTCCTGCCGGCCAAGAAAGGCCGCGTGGAGCTTCTCGGGCAGGACGTCACCGGATGGCCGCCCTACCGCATCACGCGCCTCGGGGTGAGCTACGTCCCCCAGGAGAAGGCGATCTTCCAGGACCTGACGGTGGAGGAGAACCTCCGCCTCGCGCTGCGAGACGGGGCCAGTTTCGACGCGCGGCTCGAGATGATCGCGCGCTGGTTCCCGGTCTTGAAGGCGCGGCTGCAACAGCGCGCGGGGACGCTCTCGGGGGGGGAGCAGAAGATGCTCCTCATCGGACGGGCGCTCCTCACCCGCCCGCGTCTGGTCCTCGTTGACGAGATCACCGAAGGGCTTCAACCCGCCATGATCACGAGGCTCACAGAGGTCCTGGCGGAGGAGGGGCGGGCGCACGGCCTCACGGTCGTGCTCGTGGAGCAGAACGTCGGGTTCGCGCTGGCGCTGGCGGACCGCTATGCCGTCCTAAAGGGGGGGACGGTCGTCGAGACCGGGCGCGCCAGCGATGCCGGCGCGCGGGAGCACGTCGAACGAAACCTGGTCATCTAGAACCGTAAGGGGGAACAGCCATGCGGAAGAGTTCGAGAACACTCGTGGCCCTGGAACTGATGCTGGGGCTCGCCACGCTATCGGGTGGCACGGCGCAGTCGGCCGAGAAGCAGCCAATCGTCATCGCCGTGCCGGTCGGCCTCTCCGGCGTAAACAGCGTCGTGGCGCCGGCCGTCGTGCAGTCGGCGGAACTGGCGGTCGAGGAGCTGAACGCCAAGGGCGGCATCATGGGGCGGCCGGTGAAGCTGATGCCGCTCGACGACGAAAGCGGCCCGGCCGGTGCCGTGAAAGCGTTCAACACGGCGATCCGGCAGCACAAGGCCGACGCGATCATCACCATGGAGACGAGCGCGGCGCGCAACGCGGGCGCCCCGATCGCCGACCGCGCGAAGACGCTCTTCATCTACACCTCCTTCTACGAGGGGCGTGCCTGCGGGAAGTACCTCTACGTCAACGCCTGGGTGCCCGAGCAGATCGTGCCGCCGCTCGTGAAGTTCATGACCGACGAGAAGAAAGTCAAGAAGTGGTTCGTGCTCGGCAGCGACTACGCCTTCGGGCGCGGGTTGATCGAGCCGGCCAAGAAGACGATCACGGAACTGGGCGGCACGATCCTCGGCGAGGAGTACCAGCCGCTCCAGCAGTCCGACTGGACGGCGATCATCAGCAAGATCCGCGCGGCCAACCCGGACGGCATCATGTACGCCACCTCGGGCGGCGGGCCGAACATCGACTTCATGAAGCAGTTCAAGGCGGCCGGCTTGAAGATGCCGGTCGGGAGCCTCTCGATCGACGAGCTGACGGCCGAGCAGGGCGGCAACGCGGCCGAGGGGGTCTACTACACCGGCGACTACTTCACCGGCATCGACAACGCCGAGAACAAGACCTTCCTCGAGGCAATGAAGAAGAAGTTCGGGACCAATCTCAAGACGCCGAACTCGCTCTCCGAGCCGGAGTACGACGGCATCCATGCGTACGCCATGGCGGTCGAGAAGGCGAAGAGCACCGACGCGGACAAGGTAGCGGCGGTGCTGCCGACGATCGTCTTCAAGGGGCCGCGGGGACCGGTGCAGATGAACAAGCAGCACCACGCGCCGCTGCCGGTCTACCTCGCCCAGGTGCAGGCGGACGGGAAGACCAAGATCATCAAGAGCTTCGGGCTCGTCGATCCGGGCAACCAGTGCCCGAACCTCAAGTAAACGGAAACGGAAAGAGCTGACCCCGGGGGAGGCCGATCGCCATGTACACCACGCAGCTGCTCGACGTCGTCACGACGGCCGGTGTGCTGTACATCGTGGCGGTCGGCCTCCTCGTCGTCTACGGGGTCCTCAAGATCATCAACCTCGCCCACGGGGCGTTCCTCGCCATGGGTGCCTATGCGGGGGTCCTCACGACCTGGGCCGGCTGGAACCCCTGGACGGCGCTGCTCCTGGCGGCGGTCATGGGGGTGGCGGTCGCGGCGCTGGTCGAGTGGCGGGTCCTGCGCGCGCTCTACGCGCGGCCGCTCGATACGATCCTCGCCACTTGGGGCCTCAACATCATCGTCGTGCAGATCCTCACACTCTACTTCGGGCGCGAGATCCACTTCGCCGAGAGCGCGATCGCGCAGCCGATCAGCGTGGCCGGCGTGACCTACTCCCAGTACCGGCTCGTCCTCCTCCTGATCGCGGTGGCCCTCGGCGTCCTCGTCTGGCTCGTGATGCAACGGACGCAGATCGGGGTCGTCGCCCAGGCGGTGATCATGAACGAGGAGTTGGCGCAGGCGCTCGGCATCAACACGCGACTCGTCCGGTTCGTCACCTTCTGCCTCGGCGCGGGCCTGGCGAGCCTGGCCGGCGCGCTCCTCACCCCACTCGTGAGCGTGCACCCCAACCTCGGCGTCCCCTGGCTCATCAACGCCTTCATGCTCGTCCTGGTGGCGGGGGTGTCGCTCGGCAACCTCGCGCTCGCCGCGCTGGTCCTGGGCGGCGCGCAGGTGCTGGTCAGCTCCTACGGGAACCCGGTCCTCGGCAGTCTCACCATCGTCATCCTCGCCGTCATCATCCTTCGGTTCCGGACGATCACGATCTAAGGGACGAGCCGTTACGGGTCGAATCGGCAGGTAAGTGGAAGCCGCTCGCCAGCGCTCCAACGGCGCGCGCGAACGGCGCGTCGGGATCGTCATCTCGGATCCCGGCGAGCCGGGCCAGGGTCAGGGAGAAGAGAAAATCGGGATCACAGACGTGCCCTAGGAAACGTTCGACGACCTCGACCTCGTCTTCGGTTGCACAGAGCGCCCTCAGGTCGCGACCGATAGGCCCCCGCCGTTTCAATCGCTCTCGCTCTAGTTTGACTGGCGTCGCGGCCTGAATCAGGCTCATAACCCAAAGGTCGCTGGTTCAAATCCAGCCCGCGCAACCACCGAAGTCGACCGCCTGCGCGAGAGGCTGACAAGCGGCGTTTCAACGAAGCGATCCGGTGTCTCCCTTAGAGCCTAACGTTCACGCTCGGCCGCCGGTGCGCGAGCATCGCGAGCGCCCGGTCCCGCCGCAGCGTGGGGTTAGCCGATCGTGTTTGATGGGGCTCGGCGCGCTGATGCCGAGTCGGACGGTTAGCAACAGATCCGTCACGGCCTATACCTGACGCAACCACGTACGGACAGCGTCGGCAACCGCCGCGGGCTGCTCAATCGGCGGCAAATGGCCGCAGTCGTCGAGGACGACGAGGTTGGCTCGCGGCATCCGGGCCGCCATCAGGGACCCGTGTGCGATCTCGGCGAAATCATCCTCACGGCCCCAGATCAACAGTGTCGGGCAGTCGATGCCCGCCAGATTGCCTCGCCGGTCATGCCGTCCGAGGAGCGTTGCGTTCTGTTGCAGGAATACCGCGGGACCGAGTCGCCGGGCCATTCTCCGAAACGCGGCGCCGGCCACCGGCCCGTTCGGACCACGAGCGTACACTGTCCTCTGTGCCAACTCCTCGACGACCGCCTCGAACTCGCCAGCCTCCACTCGGCCACCAAGCCGGCTGGCCGCCTCGGGATGTCCATGCGGTCCCGGGTTGCAACCCATCAGCCACAGCCCGAGCACGCGGGTTGGAGCTGTAACCGCAACCTCGAGCGCTAGGCTAGCACCATACGACGTACCAGCAAGTACGAACCGCGCTGGTGCCCGCCGAAGCACCGCGGCAGCGCTCTCGGCCATGTCTGCCTCAGCAACAACAAGCGGCAGTGACTCCACAAAATCCCCGAGGGCAGCGATCTGCGCCCGATAGAGATCTTCATCGCAGAGCATCGCCGGCAGCAAGACGAGGTGTCGTGGGCTTTGGTCTGCCATTGATCTTCGCGACCTGCCGACTACCGGTCGGCATCAGCCGCGCGCGCGAGCGCGTCGGCTGGATGTCGTTGTTCGGCAGCTCTCATCCTGTGCAGCGAACCCGATCCGAGCAGACTCATGCCTCCTTTACACGCACAGTCAACCGACCACCCGGCCGCACGTCACTCCGTGAAATCTGGATATCCGCCAGACGCTCGACCCTAACGTCGGCCTCTCCGAGTTCGGCCTGAGAATGTGTCGCCGCAACGGCAACTACACGCATTCCAGCCGCATGCGCCGCGCGAATGCCTGCGGGAGCGTCCTC
Coding sequences within it:
- a CDS encoding branched-chain amino acid ABC transporter permease, yielding MYTTQLLDVVTTAGVLYIVAVGLLVVYGVLKIINLAHGAFLAMGAYAGVLTTWAGWNPWTALLLAAVMGVAVAALVEWRVLRALYARPLDTILATWGLNIIVVQILTLYFGREIHFAESAIAQPISVAGVTYSQYRLVLLLIAVALGVLVWLVMQRTQIGVVAQAVIMNEELAQALGINTRLVRFVTFCLGAGLASLAGALLTPLVSVHPNLGVPWLINAFMLVLVAGVSLGNLALAALVLGGAQVLVSSYGNPVLGSLTIVILAVIILRFRTITI
- a CDS encoding alpha/beta hydrolase produces the protein MLPAMLCDEDLYRAQIAALGDFVESLPLVVAEADMAESAAAVLRRAPARFVLAGTSYGASLALEVAVTAPTRVLGLWLMGCNPGPHGHPEAASRLGGRVEAGEFEAVVEELAQRTVYARGPNGPVAGAAFRRMARRLGPAVFLQQNATLLGRHDRRGNLAGIDCPTLLIWGREDDFAEIAHGSLMAARMPRANLVVLDDCGHLPPIEQPAAVADAVRTWLRQV